One part of the Melioribacteraceae bacterium genome encodes these proteins:
- a CDS encoding CDP-glycerol glycerophosphotransferase family protein: MMHQISGFLKDYDCFFTPYYADGWINYLVGKGYGNFSILNGPFRRNTEKYLRDNNLEIDYRGVKHNYDLVYTCADLIYPKNIRDKKVILVQEGMTDPENLMFYLIKYFGLYRWLASTATMGMSNLYDLFCVASEGYKDFFIKRKGVSPDKIVVTGIPNFDNLKQYFTNNFEHNNFVLVCTSDARETFKFENRKKFIKDCVRIANGKQLIFKLHPNEKIDRATREINKFAPGALVYSSGNTNAMIANSDVLITKYSSTAFVGIILGKEVHSYFNLEELKRLLPIQNNGTSAERIAGIGLHLLNSPGTSISEIIEKYSIRTV, from the coding sequence ATGATGCATCAGATATCGGGTTTTCTGAAGGATTATGATTGCTTCTTCACACCTTATTATGCCGACGGATGGATTAACTACCTTGTTGGAAAAGGATATGGAAATTTCTCAATACTCAACGGGCCATTCAGAAGGAATACAGAAAAGTATCTTCGAGACAACAACCTCGAAATAGATTACCGCGGAGTTAAGCATAATTACGATCTTGTCTACACTTGCGCGGACCTTATCTATCCAAAAAATATCAGGGATAAAAAAGTAATTCTTGTGCAGGAAGGAATGACCGACCCGGAAAACCTTATGTTCTACCTGATTAAATACTTCGGATTATACCGATGGCTTGCGAGTACAGCTACGATGGGAATGTCGAACCTTTACGATCTTTTCTGTGTGGCCTCTGAAGGTTACAAAGATTTCTTTATTAAACGTAAAGGTGTATCTCCGGATAAAATTGTTGTTACCGGAATTCCGAATTTCGACAACCTGAAACAGTATTTCACAAACAATTTCGAGCATAATAATTTTGTACTCGTTTGCACATCCGACGCCAGGGAAACCTTTAAGTTTGAGAACCGAAAAAAGTTTATTAAGGACTGTGTCAGAATTGCAAACGGGAAACAACTGATCTTCAAACTTCACCCCAACGAAAAAATAGACAGAGCCACAAGAGAGATAAATAAATTCGCACCGGGCGCACTCGTTTATTCATCCGGCAACACTAACGCAATGATAGCTAATTCTGACGTGCTTATAACTAAATACTCATCAACTGCTTTTGTGGGAATAATACTCGGCAAAGAAGTTCACTCCTACTTCAATCTGGAAGAATTGAAAAGATTATTACCAATTCAGAATAACGGTACTTCGGCCGAAAGAATTGCCGGGATCGGCCTCCATCTTCTTAACTCACCCGGAACATCTATAAGTGAGATTATAGAGAAGTATAGTATCAGGACCGTATAA
- a CDS encoding sterol desaturase family protein, which produces MNSAGMFDFIKDFINNLEPFEIISYSIIAGAAILFIILERIFPYNKGQKILREGFFDDFALYTIAQSYILGIIIFVYVIRSIDSATGISRLQLFSHIPIWIQLVFFTITHDLYIYWMHRWQHRNKFLWRIHEAHHSPKKVDWLSGSRSHAVEILINQTVEFLPIVLLGSPPEVAAYKGVISAIWGMYIHSNINVKTGRLQWIINGPEMHRIHHTTGKGRNRNFATKLAVWDWLFGSAFLPDEKAEEYGLKTFFPNNYLKQFLFAFRSFKKN; this is translated from the coding sequence ATGAATTCCGCCGGGATGTTCGATTTCATAAAGGACTTTATAAATAATCTTGAACCGTTTGAAATTATCTCTTACTCCATTATTGCGGGTGCGGCAATATTGTTTATAATTCTCGAAAGAATTTTCCCATATAACAAAGGTCAAAAGATTTTGCGCGAGGGATTCTTTGACGATTTTGCGCTTTATACAATAGCACAAAGTTATATTCTCGGCATTATAATTTTTGTCTATGTAATCAGGTCGATCGATAGCGCAACGGGGATATCGCGGCTCCAATTATTTTCGCATATACCAATCTGGATCCAGCTTGTATTTTTTACTATCACACACGATCTTTATATCTACTGGATGCACCGCTGGCAGCACAGAAATAAATTTCTCTGGCGCATTCACGAGGCTCATCATTCGCCAAAGAAAGTTGATTGGTTATCCGGCTCAAGATCTCATGCAGTCGAAATTCTGATTAATCAGACCGTGGAATTTCTCCCGATTGTGCTTTTGGGTTCGCCTCCCGAAGTTGCCGCATATAAAGGTGTTATTAGTGCGATCTGGGGGATGTATATCCATTCGAATATCAATGTGAAAACAGGAAGACTTCAGTGGATAATAAACGGACCCGAGATGCACAGGATCCATCATACTACCGGCAAAGGCAGGAACAGGAACTTTGCTACCAAGTTAGCTGTGTGGGACTGGCTTTTCGGCTCAGCATTTCTGCCGGATGAAAAAGCTGAGGAGTACGGACTTAAAACCTTTTTCCCGAATAATTATTTGAAGCAGTTCTTATTCGCGTTCAGGAGTTTTAAGAAAAATTGA
- the rsxC gene encoding electron transport complex subunit RsxC — protein sequence MISTNNGKTFKGGVHPAGHKSLTENLPFETMPNPKQIILPLSQHLGKPALPLVKKGSEVKAGETVAEQDGFISSPLHSPVSGKVTKISLGANVSGFPKDAVIIEPAETNQFELMSPLDPESVTPENIRERVKNAGIVGQGGAAFPTYVKLSPPKDKAVDIVILNGCECEPYLTRDYRYMIERTDDLISGLKLIMKAIGVERGAIGIEDNKPEAVRKLKDAVGNFPEIKIEVLKTKYPQGAEKMLIKAVTGLEVPPGKLPFDVGAVIQNIGTAIAVYDAVVKGEPQLTAALTVSGLGIVNPKNLIVPVGTPLSDILDYCGGVKENAVKVVVGGPMMGVAQYDFSAPVMKATSGILVLTEEEVNNYTETPCLRCGKCIDACPLNLIPTRLARLSALEKFDEAEDLGITVCMECGTCTYTCPANIPIVQWIRFGKQRVMALQRERQSA from the coding sequence ATGATTTCAACCAATAACGGAAAAACTTTTAAAGGCGGCGTCCATCCGGCTGGACATAAATCTCTAACTGAGAATTTACCGTTTGAAACTATGCCTAATCCCAAACAGATTATACTTCCATTGTCCCAGCATCTTGGAAAGCCGGCACTACCTCTTGTTAAAAAAGGATCCGAAGTTAAAGCAGGTGAAACTGTTGCAGAGCAGGATGGATTTATTTCATCACCTCTTCACAGCCCGGTATCCGGAAAAGTTACAAAGATTTCGCTTGGGGCTAATGTTTCCGGATTTCCGAAAGATGCAGTAATTATTGAGCCGGCAGAAACAAATCAATTTGAACTTATGAGTCCTCTCGATCCGGAATCAGTTACACCAGAAAATATCCGTGAACGGGTTAAGAATGCAGGAATAGTAGGACAGGGTGGCGCGGCATTCCCAACATATGTTAAACTCTCTCCGCCCAAGGATAAAGCGGTCGATATTGTAATTCTGAACGGATGCGAATGTGAACCGTACCTTACACGCGATTATCGTTATATGATTGAGCGTACCGATGACCTGATATCCGGACTCAAGCTTATTATGAAAGCAATTGGAGTTGAAAGAGGTGCTATTGGTATTGAAGATAATAAACCTGAAGCAGTAAGAAAACTGAAGGATGCCGTAGGTAACTTCCCGGAAATTAAAATTGAAGTGCTGAAAACTAAATACCCGCAGGGTGCAGAGAAGATGCTGATTAAAGCAGTTACAGGACTCGAAGTACCGCCCGGTAAATTACCTTTCGATGTTGGAGCGGTTATTCAAAATATTGGCACTGCCATTGCTGTATATGATGCCGTTGTAAAAGGCGAACCGCAGCTAACGGCAGCTCTTACAGTATCCGGACTGGGAATTGTTAATCCGAAAAATCTGATTGTTCCGGTCGGAACTCCGCTCTCGGATATCCTGGATTATTGCGGCGGAGTTAAAGAAAATGCGGTCAAAGTTGTTGTAGGCGGTCCGATGATGGGAGTAGCACAATATGATTTTTCCGCCCCGGTTATGAAAGCTACGTCGGGAATACTGGTGCTTACGGAAGAAGAAGTAAATAATTATACTGAGACACCGTGCCTTCGATGCGGAAAATGCATAGACGCTTGCCCTCTGAATCTGATTCCTACACGGCTGGCAAGACTTTCCGCTCTCGAAAAATTTGATGAAGCCGAAGACCTTGGAATTACTGTCTGTATGGAATGCGGTACCTGCACCTATACTTGTCCGGCTAATATTCCTATTGTTCAGTGGATCCGCTTTGGCAAACAGAGAGTTATGGCTTTACAAAGAGAAAGGCAATCAGCTTAA
- a CDS encoding HAD-IIIA family hydrolase, with product MKKKKLSRKEISERASKIKLLLLDVDGVMTDTGVYYSSDGEEFKRFSIRDGMGIERLRRIADVETGIVTREDTKIVSSRARKLKITELHLGVMKKEEILPEILKRKNLRADQVAFMGDDTNDVEIMKLVGLAACPGDATEFAKEVADLIVKNKGGNGAVRDFAELIIDAKLINKGRKN from the coding sequence ATGAAAAAGAAAAAATTATCCCGCAAGGAAATTTCTGAAAGAGCATCTAAAATTAAATTGCTTCTTCTGGATGTTGACGGAGTAATGACAGACACCGGCGTTTATTATTCATCTGACGGGGAAGAATTTAAAAGATTTTCCATTCGCGACGGAATGGGAATAGAACGTCTGAGAAGAATTGCAGATGTTGAAACGGGAATTGTTACCAGAGAGGATACTAAAATTGTTTCGAGCCGCGCGCGCAAATTGAAAATTACCGAATTACATCTGGGTGTGATGAAAAAAGAAGAAATTCTGCCGGAAATCCTTAAAAGAAAAAATCTCCGTGCCGATCAGGTCGCTTTTATGGGTGATGATACAAATGATGTTGAAATTATGAAGCTGGTCGGACTTGCAGCATGTCCGGGTGATGCCACAGAATTCGCTAAAGAAGTCGCCGATCTTATTGTAAAGAATAAAGGCGGCAACGGGGCTGTGAGAGATTTTGCAGAATTAATAATTGATGCAAAATTAATTAATAAGGGAAGGAAAAATTGA
- a CDS encoding N-acetylneuraminate synthase family protein — translation MKCARVKVGNRFIGDGEPVYIIAEIGINHNGSIALAQKMIDGAAAAGCDAVKFQKRTPELCVPKNQWTVERETPWGRMSYIEYRHKVEFDFDQYNEINEYCRHHGIDWFASPWDEEAFLFLEKFDPIMYKLASASLTDHSLLKKIRSSGKPIMLSTGMSTLEEIEEAVKILGTENLMIAQSTSTYPCPVNELNLNVIRTYKEKFPCIPVGYSGHETGLAPTLAAVALGASFVERHITLDRAMWGTDQAASVEIVGLNRLVKDIRDVEKSLGDGIKKVYESERKNLQKLRRVNMELTK, via the coding sequence ATGAAATGTGCCAGAGTAAAGGTGGGGAACCGTTTTATAGGCGATGGTGAACCGGTCTATATCATCGCCGAAATCGGAATTAATCATAACGGTTCAATTGCCCTTGCACAAAAGATGATCGACGGTGCTGCCGCGGCAGGTTGCGATGCTGTTAAATTTCAAAAAAGAACTCCCGAATTATGTGTTCCGAAAAATCAATGGACAGTTGAAAGAGAAACTCCCTGGGGCAGGATGTCGTACATTGAGTACCGCCACAAGGTTGAATTTGATTTTGATCAGTACAATGAGATCAACGAGTATTGCAGGCATCATGGAATCGACTGGTTCGCATCGCCATGGGACGAGGAAGCATTCCTGTTCCTCGAAAAATTCGATCCTATAATGTATAAACTTGCGTCAGCTTCCTTAACCGATCATTCCCTGCTTAAAAAAATCAGATCTTCCGGAAAACCGATAATGCTATCGACTGGGATGTCCACATTGGAGGAAATTGAAGAAGCTGTAAAAATACTCGGTACCGAAAATCTTATGATAGCACAGTCAACTTCAACTTATCCATGCCCGGTTAATGAATTGAACCTGAATGTTATCCGGACCTACAAAGAAAAATTTCCTTGTATACCAGTCGGCTATTCGGGACATGAAACCGGATTAGCTCCCACGCTTGCTGCAGTTGCATTGGGTGCGTCATTCGTAGAACGCCACATAACACTCGACCGCGCAATGTGGGGAACCGATCAAGCTGCATCGGTTGAAATTGTCGGCTTAAACAGACTGGTTAAAGATATCCGCGACGTGGAAAAATCTCTGGGAGACGGAATAAAAAAAGTATACGAGAGCGAACGTAAAAATCTGCAGAAACTGAGAAGAGTAAATATGGAGTTGACCAAGTAA
- a CDS encoding electron transport complex subunit E — protein MKKNRSLGYEYLKGLWEINPIFKQVLGMCPTLAVTVSVMNGIAMALATTFVLVFSSLLISMIRKWIPNQVRIAAYIVIIATFVTIADLVMKAKFPELSKALGPFVPLIVVNCIILGRAEAFASKNSPLRSFMDALGNGTGFLIALVVMGGIRELIGSRTLLGYTLLPETFEPWLIMILPAGAFLTLGLLMGLANFYVDRKKKLEQQELISRYRKSSPESGLKGKEA, from the coding sequence ATGAAAAAAAATAGATCGCTCGGTTATGAATATCTGAAAGGACTTTGGGAAATCAACCCTATATTTAAACAGGTTCTTGGAATGTGTCCTACTCTTGCTGTTACTGTATCTGTAATGAACGGAATTGCGATGGCTCTGGCCACAACGTTTGTTCTGGTCTTTTCGAGTCTGCTAATTTCAATGATAAGGAAATGGATTCCTAACCAGGTTAGAATTGCAGCATATATTGTTATCATAGCAACGTTTGTTACAATCGCCGATCTTGTTATGAAAGCAAAGTTTCCGGAATTGAGCAAAGCACTTGGTCCGTTCGTTCCCCTTATTGTTGTGAATTGTATTATACTCGGACGTGCCGAGGCGTTCGCCTCAAAAAATTCGCCGCTCCGTTCATTTATGGATGCTCTCGGAAATGGAACCGGTTTTTTAATTGCTCTTGTGGTTATGGGAGGAATAAGGGAACTGATAGGATCCCGTACTTTACTCGGTTATACTTTACTGCCGGAAACATTCGAACCCTGGCTGATCATGATTCTACCCGCAGGAGCTTTTCTTACTCTCGGATTGCTTATGGGGCTCGCTAATTTTTATGTTGACCGTAAAAAGAAACTTGAACAACAGGAGCTTATAAGCCGGTACCGGAAATCCTCGCCTGAATCCGGATTAAAAGGGAAGGAGGCATAA
- a CDS encoding aminotransferase class III-fold pyridoxal phosphate-dependent enzyme — MANKINLTNDFPSIENSNKLYNRALGLIPSVTQTLAKGPSQWINGVAPKYLVKGKGSHVWDADGNEYIDYMMGVGPLSLGYSYPKVDDAIKKQLEDGITFSMMHPLEVEVAEMIRDVIPNAEAVRYSKTGADATSAAVRLSRAFTGKNKILCCGYHGWHDWYIAVTARNLGIPEAVQAISYTFNYNDIDSVKNSIDNDVAAVILEPVVFQEPKDNFLHKLADLCKEKNVILIFDEMWTGFRMALGGAQEYFGIVPDLATYSKAVANGMPISILAGKKEIMKLADEDIFFYTTFGGEALSLAAAKATIEELRERNVPLFLDKQGAKLKNGYNSIAQKLGIDFTRAIGYNWRSMATFDEKAGDPLIQKSLMQQEMIKRGVLWQGFHNMSFSHSDNDVDYTLKALEESLVILKRAVEQNRLKELLRGEPVQPVFRKTDNFNIKPLKKN, encoded by the coding sequence ATGGCGAACAAAATTAATCTTACAAACGATTTCCCATCGATCGAAAATTCAAACAAACTTTATAACCGCGCTCTCGGACTCATTCCCTCGGTTACTCAAACGCTTGCAAAAGGCCCTTCGCAATGGATAAACGGCGTTGCGCCTAAATATCTGGTTAAAGGAAAAGGTTCTCATGTATGGGATGCGGACGGGAATGAATACATCGATTACATGATGGGCGTCGGGCCTCTCTCGCTCGGCTATTCATATCCTAAAGTTGACGACGCAATTAAAAAGCAGCTTGAAGACGGTATTACATTTTCGATGATGCACCCTCTTGAAGTGGAAGTAGCAGAAATGATACGTGATGTTATTCCAAATGCAGAAGCAGTTCGCTATTCCAAAACCGGGGCCGATGCAACGAGTGCTGCCGTCCGTCTTTCCAGAGCTTTTACCGGCAAAAACAAAATCCTGTGCTGCGGATATCACGGCTGGCATGACTGGTATATAGCAGTTACAGCACGCAATCTCGGCATTCCGGAAGCTGTTCAGGCAATTTCTTATACGTTCAATTACAACGACATCGATTCGGTTAAAAACTCGATAGACAATGATGTAGCAGCAGTTATTCTGGAACCGGTGGTATTTCAGGAACCGAAAGATAATTTTCTTCACAAGCTTGCCGATCTGTGTAAAGAAAAAAATGTTATTCTTATTTTTGACGAAATGTGGACAGGATTCAGAATGGCCCTCGGCGGCGCCCAGGAATATTTTGGAATTGTTCCCGACCTTGCTACATATTCCAAGGCGGTTGCCAATGGAATGCCTATTTCAATACTTGCCGGTAAGAAAGAAATAATGAAACTTGCTGATGAGGATATTTTCTTCTATACTACATTCGGAGGAGAAGCTCTCTCTCTCGCAGCGGCGAAAGCTACTATTGAAGAATTGAGAGAAAGGAATGTTCCTTTATTCCTGGATAAACAGGGAGCTAAACTTAAGAACGGCTACAACTCAATTGCACAGAAGCTCGGCATCGATTTTACGAGAGCTATCGGATATAACTGGCGATCGATGGCAACATTCGACGAAAAAGCCGGAGATCCTCTTATTCAAAAATCGCTGATGCAGCAGGAGATGATTAAACGGGGAGTATTATGGCAGGGATTCCACAATATGTCCTTTTCGCATAGTGATAATGATGTCGACTATACTTTGAAAGCTCTTGAAGAATCTCTTGTAATTTTAAAACGTGCCGTTGAACAGAACAGATTAAAAGAATTGCTGCGCGGCGAACCGGTTCAGCCCGTATTCCGTAAGACAGATAATTTTAATATCAAGCCGTTGAAGAAAAACTGA
- a CDS encoding RnfABCDGE type electron transport complex subunit D: METNTVNPSYRLDLTSSPHVHSRWSTKQAMWLVVIALIPALISAVLFFGPYQLIVVATSVAAAVATECFIKLIRKRKITVDDGSAVITGLLLGLILPPNFSLSSTVLGSVFAIAIGKEVFGGLGYNIFNPALAGRAFLQAAFPVAITTWTVPQYAVDTVSSATPLAAYKFDKVLTGIQPMFLGNIGGSIGETSALAILVGGIFLIAVGVVNYRVPAAMIIGMILFAGLLWVIDPVKYPDPLFQIFAGGFLFGTFFMATDWVTSPVTSKGMWVFGIGIALLVVVIRVFGGLPEGVMYAILIMNSVVPIINRYTYPRIFGEAK, encoded by the coding sequence ATGGAAACTAATACGGTTAATCCTTCTTACAGACTTGATCTTACAAGTTCACCTCATGTTCACTCGCGATGGTCAACAAAGCAGGCTATGTGGCTTGTAGTTATTGCTTTGATTCCGGCTCTGATCTCGGCCGTTCTTTTTTTCGGACCTTATCAATTGATTGTTGTCGCAACAAGTGTCGCTGCAGCGGTAGCTACCGAATGCTTTATTAAATTGATCCGAAAAAGAAAAATTACTGTTGATGACGGAAGTGCAGTAATAACTGGACTTCTTCTGGGATTGATTCTGCCGCCAAATTTTTCCCTCTCTTCAACGGTGCTCGGTTCTGTTTTTGCTATTGCAATCGGCAAAGAAGTATTCGGCGGTCTGGGATATAATATTTTTAATCCGGCTCTTGCCGGACGCGCTTTTTTACAGGCGGCATTCCCGGTTGCAATTACAACATGGACTGTCCCCCAGTATGCCGTTGATACTGTTTCAAGCGCAACACCTCTGGCTGCATATAAATTCGATAAGGTTTTAACGGGAATTCAACCGATGTTCCTTGGAAATATCGGCGGCTCAATCGGCGAAACATCCGCACTTGCGATTTTAGTGGGAGGTATATTTCTTATTGCCGTCGGGGTAGTTAATTACCGCGTTCCTGCTGCAATGATAATCGGAATGATTCTTTTCGCCGGTCTTCTCTGGGTTATAGATCCGGTCAAGTATCCCGATCCTCTCTTTCAGATTTTTGCAGGCGGATTTTTATTCGGTACGTTTTTCATGGCGACCGATTGGGTTACCTCACCCGTTACTTCAAAGGGGATGTGGGTTTTCGGAATCGGGATTGCATTGCTTGTTGTTGTGATAAGAGTATTCGGCGGATTGCCGGAAGGGGTTATGTATGCAATTCTGATAATGAATTCTGTAGTACCCATAATAAACCGCTATACTTATCCAAGGATTTTCGGGGAGGCGAAATGA
- a CDS encoding FMN-binding protein — MKTIIYMIATLTLIGIIAGGLLSEVNNWAYPLIVKNQKAEIEKAIFLVQPEGKSYEAIQNSGLEIYKVFDEQKNLVGYSMVSAGNGFQGKVKIMAGLNKELTEIKMIEILEQVETPGLGTKITEDPFKDQFKGLQTSPQINWIKGKSPEQPNEIQTITGATISSKSVVSIINSGLGIARELKGKGAL; from the coding sequence ATGAAAACAATTATTTATATGATCGCCACATTAACTCTTATCGGAATTATTGCAGGCGGATTGTTATCCGAAGTAAATAATTGGGCGTACCCGCTGATAGTTAAAAACCAGAAAGCCGAAATTGAAAAAGCAATCTTCCTGGTTCAGCCCGAAGGAAAATCCTATGAGGCTATTCAAAATTCAGGACTGGAGATATATAAAGTTTTTGATGAGCAGAAAAATCTGGTCGGATATTCAATGGTTTCTGCCGGAAATGGATTCCAGGGTAAGGTAAAGATTATGGCTGGACTTAATAAAGAGCTAACCGAAATAAAAATGATTGAGATTCTAGAACAAGTTGAAACACCCGGTCTCGGCACAAAGATTACCGAGGATCCTTTCAAGGACCAGTTCAAAGGTCTTCAGACTTCTCCGCAGATCAACTGGATTAAAGGAAAGTCGCCGGAACAACCGAACGAGATTCAAACTATTACAGGCGCTACAATCTCTTCCAAATCGGTTGTATCAATAATAAATTCGGGACTCGGTATAGCCAGAGAATTGAAAGGTAAAGGTGCCTTATGA
- a CDS encoding SDR family oxidoreductase, which translates to MDLFRLNGRTAVVTGALGLIGKEHCKALSEAGANVIVADLEVSQCAKFASSLQTESIGCYLDVTNPDSIKKLRDVALTKFNHIDILVNNAAINDMFENPKAASEQSKFENYPLELWQKSIDVNLTGVFLCSQILGSEMAKQKSGSIINIASTYGITAPDQSLYKKVDGTQSFYKPPAYSATKGAVIMFTRFLASYWGSSGVRVNTLSPGGVENSQDEFFISRYSAKTPLGRMAQPTDYKGALIFLASDASSYMTGSNLIIDGGWTCW; encoded by the coding sequence ATGGACTTATTCAGATTAAACGGAAGGACGGCAGTAGTTACAGGCGCTCTCGGATTGATTGGCAAAGAGCATTGCAAAGCTTTAAGCGAAGCCGGCGCAAATGTTATTGTTGCAGATCTCGAAGTAAGCCAATGCGCTAAGTTTGCTTCTTCGCTTCAAACTGAATCGATCGGTTGTTACCTTGACGTCACAAATCCGGATTCAATTAAAAAGTTGAGAGATGTAGCACTTACAAAATTCAATCATATCGATATTCTCGTAAACAATGCAGCAATTAATGATATGTTCGAGAATCCGAAAGCAGCCAGCGAACAGTCCAAATTCGAAAATTATCCGCTCGAACTCTGGCAGAAATCGATTGACGTTAATCTGACCGGGGTATTTTTATGCTCGCAGATCCTCGGAAGCGAAATGGCCAAGCAGAAATCCGGCAGCATAATAAACATAGCATCTACTTACGGTATCACCGCGCCGGATCAGTCTCTATACAAAAAAGTGGATGGAACACAATCCTTCTATAAACCACCGGCATATTCGGCTACAAAAGGCGCAGTAATAATGTTTACAAGATTCCTGGCAAGTTATTGGGGAAGCTCCGGTGTAAGAGTGAATACTCTTTCTCCGGGTGGAGTGGAAAACTCACAGGATGAATTTTTCATCTCCAGATATTCAGCAAAAACACCTCTCGGAAGAATGGCACAGCCAACAGACTATAAAGGAGCTCTCATTTTTCTGGCAAGCGATGCATCCTCATACATGACCGGCTCCAATCTTATAATAGACGGCGGCTGGACATGCTGGTAA
- a CDS encoding glycosyltransferase family protein: MNIVTVIQARISSSRLPGKVLLPIIGKPLLLRMIERVNRAGLIGQLVIATSTSSEDDRIEEVCRENNIDCFRGHLTDLLDRHYQVAKKYDADAVVKIPSDCPLIDPHIIDRVIKVYVDNEEYDYVSNLHPATYPDGNDVEIFSFQALEHAWRDAEKDFEREHTTPFLWEHKDSFTIGNVEWETGLDLSSTLRFTIDYEEDYRFITKVFEELYPAKPDFGLNDILKLIEKRPEIVEINHKFAGTYWYDKHLDQLNNIDEYKKKKQNTSDNRTE; the protein is encoded by the coding sequence ATGAACATAGTAACTGTAATTCAGGCAAGGATTTCTTCATCCAGACTTCCGGGAAAAGTCCTTCTACCGATAATAGGCAAGCCGCTTTTACTAAGGATGATTGAACGGGTTAATAGAGCAGGATTAATCGGCCAGTTGGTCATAGCAACTTCCACCAGCAGCGAGGACGACAGAATCGAAGAAGTATGTAGAGAAAATAATATCGACTGCTTCCGCGGGCATTTGACCGATCTGCTCGACCGTCATTATCAGGTGGCAAAAAAATATGATGCTGATGCAGTCGTAAAAATTCCTTCGGATTGTCCTCTAATAGATCCGCACATTATAGACCGTGTTATAAAAGTATATGTAGATAATGAAGAATACGATTACGTGAGCAACCTTCATCCCGCCACGTATCCCGACGGTAACGATGTTGAAATATTTTCATTCCAGGCTCTCGAGCATGCATGGAGAGATGCAGAAAAGGATTTCGAACGGGAACATACTACGCCCTTCCTGTGGGAACATAAGGACTCTTTTACAATAGGTAATGTTGAGTGGGAAACCGGCCTCGATCTTTCTTCAACCTTAAGATTTACAATAGACTACGAGGAGGATTACCGTTTCATCACAAAAGTTTTTGAAGAGCTGTACCCGGCCAAACCGGATTTCGGACTGAACGACATATTGAAACTAATAGAGAAGAGACCTGAAATAGTTGAAATCAATCATAAATTTGCGGGCACATACTGGTACGATAAACATCTGGATCAGCTTAATAACATCGACGAATACAAAAAGAAGAAACAGAATACTTCAGATAATCGAACGGAATAA
- a CDS encoding electron transport complex protein RnfA: MDLLIIFISAAIVNNFVLSLFLGICPFLGVSNKTSSALSMGMAVTFVMVLTAIVSWALYFLVLIPFKLEFLQIPSFILVIASLVQFVEMVIKKVSQPLYRALGIFLPLITTNCAILGLALLLSMREYSLIQSIVFGLGAGAGFTLALFIMAGIREELELTDVPKAFRGVPITLITAGILALAFMGFAGMI, from the coding sequence ATGGATCTGTTGATAATTTTTATTTCGGCTGCAATTGTAAATAATTTTGTGCTCTCACTCTTTCTCGGTATCTGCCCGTTTCTGGGAGTATCTAATAAAACTTCTTCTGCGCTGTCGATGGGGATGGCGGTTACATTTGTAATGGTACTGACTGCTATTGTAAGCTGGGCTTTGTACTTTCTTGTTCTGATACCGTTTAAATTGGAGTTCTTGCAAATCCCCTCATTTATTCTTGTTATTGCATCACTTGTTCAGTTTGTAGAGATGGTAATTAAAAAGGTAAGTCAGCCGTTATACCGGGCGCTAGGAATTTTTCTCCCTTTAATAACCACAAACTGCGCCATCTTAGGTCTTGCACTCCTGCTTTCAATGCGGGAATATTCTTTGATTCAAAGTATTGTTTTCGGTCTTGGCGCCGGTGCTGGTTTTACCCTGGCTCTGTTCATTATGGCCGGCATTAGAGAGGAACTTGAGCTTACCGATGTACCGAAAGCTTTCCGGGGCGTTCCTATTACTTTGATTACGGCGGGAATTCTGGCCCTTGCTTTTATGGGATTTGCAGGCATGATCTGA